Proteins encoded together in one Spirochaeta cellobiosiphila DSM 17781 window:
- a CDS encoding FecR family protein → MRIKVLFLLLSFTILPLFAQVGEISYLIDDVELIRDGETYTDRDISFGDPVEDLDFFRTGPTGELDISLYGSTGIESEVHLTPNSTFYLEISDQKKEQKGVIQVLAGSVAFKVKKLTGNNRFNVQTETALMGVRGTSFEVSTTVEGDILITCEEGLVACTDSDGNTLYARPGTAVEKSGDSIFRRIPIAVSSLKSFRDEWQMEKSRALEANAPRAIKNYAARYEKLKREFDLAYSTLMSSEDVIRRWDMEHKQGIIGSGSQLLRDKKELYRGLVALRKNLFLFERVYFRLIELEDYYNSNKYKGNLRTGYTYQDFFKDFNKDKDALMRKMAYVRYINKLYAMRNEGSLPFDSTLDSDSNFLSPNSEFFN, encoded by the coding sequence ATGAGAATAAAAGTTCTATTTTTGCTATTATCTTTTACAATATTACCCTTGTTCGCCCAAGTGGGGGAGATTAGTTATCTTATTGACGATGTTGAATTGATTCGTGATGGGGAAACATACACGGATAGGGATATCTCTTTTGGGGATCCAGTAGAAGACCTGGATTTTTTTAGAACTGGTCCAACAGGTGAATTAGATATCTCTCTCTATGGAAGCACAGGGATCGAATCTGAAGTACATCTAACTCCCAATTCTACTTTTTACCTAGAAATTTCTGATCAGAAAAAAGAACAGAAAGGTGTTATTCAAGTACTGGCTGGATCTGTCGCTTTTAAAGTAAAGAAGCTAACAGGTAACAACAGGTTTAATGTACAGACAGAAACAGCATTAATGGGGGTAAGAGGTACTAGTTTTGAGGTCTCAACGACAGTGGAAGGAGATATCCTTATCACTTGTGAAGAAGGATTAGTGGCCTGTACAGACTCTGATGGTAATACTCTCTATGCCAGACCAGGTACTGCTGTGGAAAAGTCCGGTGATTCTATTTTTAGGCGAATCCCCATTGCTGTTAGTTCATTAAAATCGTTTAGAGATGAATGGCAAATGGAAAAATCAAGAGCCTTAGAAGCAAATGCTCCCAGGGCTATCAAAAACTATGCTGCCAGATATGAAAAATTGAAGCGTGAGTTTGATCTCGCTTATTCTACACTAATGTCTTCTGAAGATGTTATCCGTCGTTGGGATATGGAACATAAGCAGGGTATTATCGGATCAGGAAGCCAGTTACTACGGGACAAGAAAGAACTATACAGAGGATTAGTTGCCTTGCGTAAAAATTTATTCTTGTTTGAAAGAGTTTATTTTAGGCTTATTGAATTAGAGGACTATTATAACAGTAATAAATATAAAGGTAATTTGAGAACTGGTTATACTTACCAGGATTTCTTTAAAGATTTCAATAAGGACAAAGATGCTTTGATGCGCAAGATGGCTTATGTTCGCTATATTAATAAGCTATATGCCATGCGTAATGAAGGGAGTCTACCTTTTGATTCAACACTAGACTCGGATTCTAACTTTTTATCACCTAACAGCGAATTCTTCAATTAA
- a CDS encoding ABC transporter ATP-binding protein, giving the protein MAEVILNDITKVYDGGVKAVDKANIHINDEEFVVLVGPSGCGKTTTLRMVAGLEDITDGELTIDGKRMNEVAPKDRDIAMVFQNYALYPHMSVYDNMAFGLRIRKYAKEEIDSRVKEAAQILDIEQLLERKPKALSGGQRQRVAVGRAIVRKPKVFLFDEPLSNLDAKLRVQMRAEISGLHTRLQATMIYVTHDQTEAMTMGDKIVVMKDGLIQQIGTPLGLYNQPYNRFVAGFIGSPPMNILSGEVLEENGKVVVNEGTFKIETTEKQSAKLKEYVGKQILFGIRPEEFKYQATPAAKNNIKATVEVIEPLGNETHLYVSTESHQMITRVEPDVLPSVGDEVNFTADLNRVLFFDMETEITIQFD; this is encoded by the coding sequence GTGGCAGAAGTTATTCTTAATGACATAACTAAAGTCTACGATGGCGGAGTCAAAGCAGTTGATAAGGCAAATATCCATATCAATGATGAAGAATTCGTTGTACTCGTAGGACCTTCTGGATGTGGTAAAACAACTACACTTCGTATGGTAGCTGGACTTGAAGACATCACAGATGGTGAATTGACCATTGATGGTAAAAGAATGAACGAAGTTGCGCCTAAAGATCGTGACATCGCAATGGTATTCCAAAACTATGCGTTATATCCTCACATGAGTGTATATGACAACATGGCATTTGGACTGAGAATCAGAAAATACGCAAAAGAAGAGATTGATAGTCGTGTAAAAGAAGCTGCTCAGATTCTTGATATCGAACAACTTCTTGAAAGAAAGCCAAAAGCCCTTTCCGGTGGTCAAAGACAACGTGTTGCTGTAGGACGAGCTATCGTTCGTAAGCCAAAAGTTTTCCTTTTTGACGAACCACTTTCCAACTTGGATGCAAAACTTCGTGTACAGATGAGAGCGGAAATCTCTGGTCTTCACACTAGACTTCAAGCAACAATGATCTACGTAACACACGACCAGACTGAAGCGATGACCATGGGTGATAAGATCGTCGTTATGAAAGACGGTTTAATTCAGCAAATCGGTACACCATTAGGATTATACAACCAACCATATAATAGATTTGTTGCTGGATTTATTGGTTCTCCTCCTATGAACATTCTTTCTGGTGAAGTACTTGAAGAAAACGGCAAGGTTGTTGTTAACGAAGGTACTTTCAAAATCGAAACTACTGAAAAGCAGTCTGCTAAACTAAAAGAATATGTTGGTAAGCAGATCTTATTTGGTATTCGACCAGAAGAATTCAAATATCAAGCAACCCCAGCAGCTAAGAATAACATCAAAGCTACTGTTGAAGTTATCGAACCATTAGGTAATGAAACACACCTTTATGTAAGCACTGAATCACATCAGATGATTACTAGAGTAGAGCCAGATGTACTTCCAAGTGTTGGAGATGAAGTTAATTTTACTGCTGACCTTAATAGAGTTCTTTTCTTTGATATGGAAACAGAAATTACTATTCAGTTTGACTAA
- a CDS encoding LysM peptidoglycan-binding domain-containing protein: protein MKKFIFSILTLTVVALILVGCASTPEEEPAATQPPPDTAVEPESGTQKPEAAQLTDEDFEQVRLAIVRAEEAGATDYAPEELNNAKEALEAAESSEGDKAQESLNIAMDWANKAYEIASEKSEQDLISRINTMMEKLKNLEADKFSPEEYGALAQRATNIELAFDTSFQEGKTKSESLLQDITTTYNKLDEKIRWVKILQRDTENYLSDAEKAEAYIWASEELDKANDYYFTGLNAYRNYNLGQGEESLSQAKYYALEAGKAAKERKAQKETEDFMMEVMKEIENASQMTVVSDDDEIVTPAPWQGENLLDSTYSTEGEQESEEPTKEEASKPQAILLPANGEVAVLGDEDVYSYLNKAQELWLSGVKEKNAGNMAIANQYFGQAQSYIRLYQDKAVNAFYTVKYNPELRDCLWRIAERKDVYNNPYLWPKIWRRNKKLIQNPDLIYPGWNLIIPPK, encoded by the coding sequence ATGAAAAAGTTTATATTTTCGATTCTTACATTAACGGTAGTTGCTCTAATATTAGTAGGTTGTGCTTCCACACCGGAAGAAGAGCCAGCAGCTACACAGCCCCCCCCAGATACAGCTGTAGAACCAGAATCTGGAACACAAAAGCCAGAAGCAGCTCAATTAACTGACGAAGATTTTGAACAGGTCAGATTGGCTATAGTTAGAGCCGAAGAAGCAGGAGCCACAGATTACGCTCCTGAGGAATTAAATAATGCAAAAGAAGCACTGGAAGCTGCTGAATCCAGTGAAGGAGATAAAGCACAAGAATCTCTTAATATTGCAATGGATTGGGCCAATAAGGCTTATGAAATCGCGTCAGAGAAAAGTGAACAAGATTTAATAAGTCGTATCAACACAATGATGGAAAAACTCAAAAACTTGGAGGCTGATAAGTTCAGTCCTGAAGAATATGGAGCATTGGCTCAAAGAGCTACCAACATTGAACTTGCTTTTGATACATCATTCCAGGAGGGAAAGACTAAAAGCGAGTCTTTACTGCAGGATATCACAACAACCTACAACAAGTTGGATGAAAAGATACGTTGGGTAAAAATCCTTCAAAGAGATACAGAAAATTACCTGTCTGACGCAGAGAAAGCTGAAGCTTATATCTGGGCTTCTGAAGAATTGGATAAAGCGAATGATTATTATTTTACAGGGTTGAATGCTTATCGTAATTACAATCTTGGTCAAGGTGAGGAATCACTTTCCCAAGCTAAGTACTATGCTTTAGAAGCAGGAAAAGCAGCTAAAGAACGAAAAGCCCAGAAAGAAACTGAAGACTTTATGATGGAAGTTATGAAGGAAATCGAGAACGCAAGTCAAATGACTGTTGTTTCTGATGATGATGAGATAGTGACTCCAGCACCGTGGCAGGGAGAAAACCTTCTTGATTCAACTTATTCTACAGAGGGAGAACAGGAGTCTGAAGAACCTACTAAGGAAGAAGCTTCAAAGCCTCAAGCTATACTACTACCCGCAAATGGAGAGGTAGCTGTACTAGGGGATGAAGATGTCTATTCTTACCTTAATAAAGCACAGGAACTCTGGTTGTCAGGAGTTAAAGAAAAGAATGCTGGAAATATGGCCATTGCTAATCAATATTTTGGCCAAGCCCAATCTTATATTCGTTTATATCAAGATAAAGCCGTTAATGCTTTCTATACCGTCAAATACAACCCTGAACTAAGGGATTGTTTATGGCGAATCGCCGAAAGAAAAGACGTATATAACAATCCTTACCTTTGGCCAAAA